The following are encoded together in the Petrotoga mexicana DSM 14811 genome:
- a CDS encoding NlpC/P60 family protein → MLNEFICTHLKDKRLYDPDFWIDRLDNPDEILMDEYEIKSFNHLLHKKMVESHLENYYYDFSNAKDEIIANNFINEIEKVMPLEDLEKLIGENLFFKDSEKIRPLNKDKLREFLSKFRDFKKGISEDISISFGLVTDRSGLKSIPFRYPLGITPNRPFHDITRLTTLSPGEPILIYRRSFEVNWYFVQSSFYSGWINRKNLIEVSKKEFFDYNKSTRTLILMESKICTEEMPIIGKFHFQMGDKLVLANEDETNRFYFETNTLFPEGCYPIKIPLKNRLDNETYGILPISSAKEVKTSFLDFNQRNLIKQAFKMVGERYGWGGSDYNRDCSRFIMDIFKCFGIYLPRDTKYQEIMTPAERTSFPQQTEERKIILDGLKTGDILFMKGHVMMYLGKFGNEYYVKHQGAGFKQKKTNGDFESFDIHGTFIMPLSAYTLGTRTTYLDSLSSAVKITQGLNKI, encoded by the coding sequence ATGTTAAATGAATTTATATGTACTCATTTAAAAGATAAAAGGTTATATGATCCTGATTTTTGGATAGATAGATTGGATAACCCCGATGAAATTTTGATGGATGAATATGAAATAAAATCATTCAACCATCTTCTTCACAAGAAGATGGTTGAATCTCATTTAGAAAACTATTATTACGATTTTTCAAATGCAAAAGATGAAATAATAGCAAATAATTTTATAAACGAAATTGAAAAGGTAATGCCATTGGAAGATTTAGAAAAATTAATCGGAGAAAATTTATTTTTCAAAGATAGTGAAAAAATAAGACCATTGAACAAAGATAAGTTAAGAGAGTTTCTCTCAAAATTTAGAGATTTCAAAAAGGGGATTTCTGAGGATATTTCAATATCTTTTGGCTTAGTAACTGATAGAAGCGGTTTAAAATCCATTCCTTTCAGATATCCATTAGGAATAACACCAAATCGTCCTTTTCATGATATTACCAGGCTCACCACTCTTTCACCAGGAGAACCTATTTTAATATACAGAAGAAGTTTTGAAGTAAATTGGTATTTTGTTCAGAGTTCTTTTTATTCAGGGTGGATAAATAGAAAAAATTTAATCGAAGTTTCTAAAAAAGAGTTTTTTGATTATAATAAATCGACAAGAACTCTAATATTGATGGAAAGTAAAATTTGCACTGAAGAGATGCCTATAATTGGTAAATTTCATTTTCAGATGGGAGATAAGTTAGTTCTAGCAAATGAAGATGAAACAAATAGATTTTATTTTGAAACGAACACCTTATTTCCTGAGGGGTGTTATCCGATAAAAATCCCTCTTAAAAATAGATTGGACAATGAAACATATGGGATTCTCCCAATTTCTTCGGCAAAAGAAGTAAAAACTTCTTTCCTTGATTTCAACCAGAGAAATTTAATTAAACAAGCGTTTAAAATGGTTGGTGAAAGATATGGCTGGGGAGGGAGCGATTACAATAGAGATTGTTCGCGTTTCATAATGGATATATTTAAGTGTTTTGGAATATATTTGCCAAGAGATACTAAGTATCAAGAAATCATGACTCCTGCTGAAAGAACTTCTTTCCCTCAGCAAACAGAGGAAAGAAAAATAATATTAGATGGTTTAAAAACCGGGGATATTCTTTTTATGAAAGGTCACGTGATGATGTATTTAGGTAAATTTGGAAATGAATACTATGTAAAGCATCAAGGGGCGGGCTTTAAGCAGAAAAAAACTAATGGAGATTTTGAGAGTTTCGATATTCATGGTACATTTATTATGCCTCTTTCTGCCTATACTTTAGGTACGAGAACTACTTATTTGGACTCTCTTTCATCGGCCGTAAAAATCACACAAGGTCTTAATAAAATATAA